From the Kitasatospora atroaurantiaca genome, the window AGGAGGCCGACTTGCTCATCTTGGCCGACGGGTCCTGGAGGTCCAGGATCTTGGCCGTCTCCTTGAGGATGTACGGGTTCGGCACCGTGAAGGTGGGCGCGTAGCGGGTGTTGAAGCGCTCCGCGAGGTCGCGGGTGAGCTCCAGGTGCTGGCGCTGGTCCTCGCCGACCGGGACGGCGTCGGCCTGGTAGAGCAGGATGTCGGCGATCTGCAGGATCGGGTACGTGAACAGGCCGACCGAGGTGCGGTCGCTGCCCTGCTTGGCGGACTTGTCCTTGAACTGCGTCATCCGTGCGGCCTCGCCGAAGCCGGTCAGGCAGTTCATGATCCAGCCGAGCTGGGCGTGCTCGGGTACGTGCGACTGGATGAAGAGCGTGCAGCGCTCGGGGTCCAGGCCCGCGCCGAGCAGCTGGGCCGCCGAGATCCGGGTGTTCTGGCGGAGCGTCTCCGGATCCTGATCGACGGTGATCGCGTGCAGGTCGACCACCATGTAGAAGGCGTCGTTCGCCTCCTGCAGATCCACCCACTGGCGCACCGCGCCGAGGTAGTTGCCCAGGTGGAAGGAGCCCGAGGTGGGCTGGATGCCGGAGAGCACCCGGGGGCGGTCCTTGACCGGTCCGGTGATCGCTGCGTTGACCATGAGCGCCATTGTTCCAGCTTCAGCGACCCCTCAGGAAACTTCCGCCCCTGGAGGATCCGACAGTGTGACTGCACTCACTCCGGCCGTCCCCGCTGCGGTCACCCGAATCCGCTCGATCCGGCGCCCGTCCAGCTTGGCCACCGTGAGCCGTACGCCGTCCTCGGTCGTCACCTGGTCGCCGTCCTCCGGCAGCTTGCCGAGCGCGCTGACCACGTACCCCGCGACCGTCTCGTACGGGCCCTCGGGCAGGACGACGCCGGTCTCCTCGGTGAAGTCGGAGAGGTTGAGCAGCCCGTCCAGCTCCATCGCGCCGCCGGCCAGGCGGCGGGTGGCGGTGGTGTCCTGGGCGTCGTACTCGTCCCGGATCTCGCCGATCACCTCCTCGACCAGGTCCTCCAGGGTGACGATGCCGGCCGTGCCGCCGTACTCGTCCACCACGATCGCCAGGTGATGGCCCTCGCGGCGCATCTCGCTCATCGCCTCCAGCACCCGCTTGGTGGCCGGCAGCAGCTTGACCGGGCGGGCCAGGTCGCGG encodes:
- the trpS gene encoding tryptophan--tRNA ligase, producing the protein MVNAAITGPVKDRPRVLSGIQPTSGSFHLGNYLGAVRQWVDLQEANDAFYMVVDLHAITVDQDPETLRQNTRISAAQLLGAGLDPERCTLFIQSHVPEHAQLGWIMNCLTGFGEAARMTQFKDKSAKQGSDRTSVGLFTYPILQIADILLYQADAVPVGEDQRQHLELTRDLAERFNTRYAPTFTVPNPYILKETAKILDLQDPSAKMSKSASSPKGLVNLLDEPKVSAKKFKSAVTDTDTVVSYDEEKKAGVSNLLRIHSALSGQSIEKLVEHFEGKMYGALKTELAELFTEWVTPFQARTRTYLEDPAELDRVLAIGAEKARAVASETLATVYDRIGFLKPTSVPPKH